A region from the Solibacillus sp. FSL H8-0523 genome encodes:
- a CDS encoding lytic transglycosylase domain-containing protein yields MDISSMKTLLELQALQNLNTSDSSSSTMSSSNSTLFSELLGDLLNGQGLGTSSSLNELGDVSSLQQLMNSLQGDASATSANATTYISSFLFNNSGQVAPNAISSMTGQTTNKTLDDYTKDYTGKTSYENILAGAEKYSSEIKKAAQTYDVPEKLIAAVMKQESNFNSSVVSSAGASGLMQLMPTTASYLGVEDRFDPQQNIMGGAKYLRQMLDKFDNNIETALAAYNAGPGNVNKYGGIPPFTETQNYVKNVLNYFNA; encoded by the coding sequence ATGGATATTTCATCAATGAAAACATTATTAGAGCTACAGGCACTGCAGAACTTAAACACGTCCGATAGTTCAAGTTCAACGATGTCATCATCAAACTCTACATTATTTTCTGAATTACTTGGTGATTTATTAAATGGTCAAGGTCTTGGTACATCAAGCTCATTGAATGAACTTGGTGATGTCAGCTCATTACAACAACTTATGAATTCATTACAAGGCGATGCATCTGCTACTTCAGCGAATGCGACTACCTATATTTCTTCATTTTTATTTAATAACAGTGGCCAAGTCGCGCCAAATGCAATCAGTAGCATGACAGGACAAACAACGAACAAAACGCTTGATGACTATACAAAAGATTACACAGGCAAAACTTCTTACGAAAACATTCTTGCCGGTGCTGAAAAATACAGTTCAGAAATTAAAAAAGCTGCACAAACATATGATGTGCCTGAAAAGCTCATTGCGGCCGTGATGAAACAAGAATCGAATTTCAATTCTTCTGTCGTCAGCTCAGCTGGTGCATCTGGTTTAATGCAATTAATGCCTACAACCGCTAGCTATTTAGGTGTAGAGGACCGCTTCGACCCCCAGCAAAATATTATGGGTGGCGCGAAATATTTACGCCAAATGTTGGACAAGTTCGATAATAATATCGAAACCGCACTTGCTGCTTATAACGCAGGGCCTGGTAACGTAAATAAATACGGTGGCATCCCGCCATTTACAGAAACACAGAACTATGTAAAAAACGTGTTAAATTACTTTAATGCTTAA
- a CDS encoding 4-diphosphocytidyl-2C-methyl-D-erythritol kinase, translating into MDGQPLLYIASPKFIKQVIEQEESTSIFVPTAVEKTTNALVKKQLSYFSKPLKEPRMLLFLMNDGERIYASIDRLQANEVLLNCFHNKRWIKASDIVMIQHTM; encoded by the coding sequence ATGGATGGGCAGCCGCTACTTTATATTGCGAGTCCAAAGTTTATAAAGCAAGTGATTGAACAAGAGGAGAGTACATCGATTTTTGTACCTACCGCTGTTGAAAAAACAACAAATGCGTTAGTAAAAAAACAATTAAGTTATTTTTCGAAACCGTTGAAAGAGCCGCGCATGCTCTTATTTTTAATGAATGATGGTGAGCGTATTTATGCATCAATTGACCGCTTGCAGGCAAATGAAGTACTACTCAATTGTTTTCATAATAAGCGTTGGATTAAAGCGTCGGATATTGTCATGATTCAGCATACAATGTAA
- a CDS encoding DsbA family protein → MNNVQVLQQPVAPSTCNKPIELYIFIDPLDERAHAMQLTLRRLQVEYGHYFTCRYVLSTELSSLNCMTNRMKGCVSGAELDITHPALPSIAIKAAELQGKRAGFRYLNKVQEVAKLKVRNINSHATLIEIAQHADLDMNEFMIDFGSKEAARSFQSDLYLTREMEVEEVPSIVFFNECIEDEGLKVSGSYQYEVYEHILAELLGEELIREPAPSLDDLFTRFTTLTTTEVAEIYSINEQAAERELKKRMLQQKVERLMTDDVTLWRAK, encoded by the coding sequence GTGAATAATGTCCAAGTTTTACAGCAACCTGTAGCACCTTCTACATGTAATAAACCGATTGAACTTTACATTTTCATTGACCCACTTGATGAACGCGCACACGCAATGCAATTAACATTGCGTAGGCTTCAAGTAGAGTATGGTCACTATTTTACATGTCGTTATGTCCTAAGTACGGAATTATCATCACTTAACTGTATGACAAACCGTATGAAGGGCTGTGTTTCCGGAGCCGAATTGGATATTACCCATCCCGCACTCCCGTCTATTGCGATTAAAGCAGCAGAGCTTCAAGGGAAACGTGCTGGATTCCGCTATTTAAACAAAGTACAAGAAGTGGCAAAGCTAAAAGTACGCAACATTAACTCCCATGCAACTTTAATCGAAATTGCACAGCATGCTGATTTAGATATGAATGAATTTATGATCGACTTTGGCTCAAAAGAAGCAGCCCGCTCGTTCCAAAGTGATTTATATTTAACACGCGAAATGGAAGTCGAAGAAGTACCAAGTATCGTCTTTTTCAATGAGTGCATTGAGGATGAGGGCTTAAAAGTAAGTGGTTCGTATCAATATGAGGTATATGAACATATTTTAGCGGAGCTGTTAGGTGAAGAATTAATTCGTGAACCTGCTCCGTCACTAGATGATTTATTTACTCGATTTACAACATTAACGACAACTGAAGTAGCTGAGATCTATTCAATCAATGAGCAAGCTGCTGAACGCGAGCTCAAAAAGCGTATGCTCCAGCAAAAAGTCGAGCGCCTCATGACTGACGACGTCACACTTTGGCGCGCAAAATAG
- the mgtE gene encoding magnesium transporter: MIEEKNNGVHFDESFLRMLLDEENIETFREHFLELHPYDQAQFYEEVGPDIRQTIYQFLSPQEMAQIFEAIELDDDEYENYLNEMDTSYGAAMLGFMYADDAVDILNELDTEQRENYLDMMDDETVEEINELLGYEEYTAGAIMTKEYVSVQETATVREAMRVLRQEAQTAETIYYIFVVNDQHQLCGVLSLRELIVAEGDLYVRDIMSDRIVSVKVTDDQEKVATLMRDYNFIAIPVITDERELQGIITVDDIIDVIDEEAEDDYSKLAGISDMDDIDSGPIKAAGKRLPWLIILLFLGMITSGLMGIFEATLDKVALLATFIPLISGTSGNSGTQALAVAIRGIATGDIGGKSKFRLVLRELSTGLIMGLVSGALVVGIIFIWKGTFIIGLLVGAAICCSIIVATLAGSFIPIIMHKLGVDPAVASGPFITTLNDVTSIVIYLGLASTFINQIM, translated from the coding sequence ATGATAGAAGAAAAAAACAATGGCGTTCATTTTGATGAATCCTTTTTACGCATGTTACTTGATGAAGAAAACATTGAAACATTCCGTGAGCATTTTTTAGAACTTCACCCATATGATCAAGCGCAGTTTTATGAAGAGGTGGGCCCTGATATACGACAGACGATCTATCAGTTTTTGTCTCCTCAAGAAATGGCCCAAATTTTTGAGGCAATTGAACTCGATGATGATGAATATGAAAACTATTTAAATGAAATGGATACGTCATACGGTGCGGCGATGCTTGGTTTTATGTACGCCGATGATGCAGTAGACATTTTAAACGAATTAGATACAGAGCAACGTGAAAACTATTTAGACATGATGGATGACGAAACTGTCGAAGAGATTAATGAGCTGTTAGGCTATGAAGAATATACAGCCGGAGCGATTATGACAAAGGAGTACGTTTCGGTACAAGAAACGGCAACCGTACGCGAAGCAATGCGCGTGCTACGTCAAGAAGCGCAAACAGCAGAAACGATTTACTATATTTTTGTTGTCAACGATCAACATCAATTGTGCGGGGTATTATCGCTTCGTGAGCTCATTGTAGCGGAAGGCGATCTATATGTTCGCGATATTATGAGTGATAGAATTGTGTCTGTGAAAGTGACAGACGATCAGGAAAAAGTTGCGACGTTAATGAGAGACTATAACTTTATAGCAATCCCTGTTATTACAGATGAACGTGAGCTACAAGGGATTATTACCGTCGATGATATTATTGACGTTATCGATGAAGAAGCGGAAGACGACTACTCAAAATTAGCCGGGATTTCTGATATGGATGATATTGATTCTGGTCCGATAAAGGCGGCTGGTAAACGTCTGCCTTGGTTAATCATTTTACTGTTTTTAGGGATGATTACATCTGGGTTAATGGGGATTTTTGAAGCGACGTTAGATAAGGTCGCGTTACTTGCGACATTTATTCCACTGATTTCGGGGACTTCGGGGAATAGTGGGACACAGGCACTTGCCGTAGCCATTCGTGGTATTGCGACAGGTGATATCGGTGGGAAGAGTAAATTTCGATTGGTGTTGCGTGAATTAAGTACGGGTCTCATTATGGGGCTTGTTAGCGGAGCACTTGTTGTGGGCATTATTTTCATTTGGAAAGGTACGTTTATCATTGGGCTACTCGTTGGCGCGGCCATTTGTTGCTCCATTATTGTCGCGACATTAGCGGGCTCGTTTATTCCGATTATTATGCACAAGCTCGGTGTTGACCCAGCCGTTGCATCCGGTCCGTTTATTACGACATTAAATGACGTAACAAGTATCGTTATTTACTTAGGCTTAGCCTCGACGTTTATTAACCAAATTATGTAG
- a CDS encoding competence protein CoiA family protein: protein MLVAHNEQKELVQLHRQFSREELQRLRQQQQFFCPQCQEPLQLKIGQIRIPHFSHFQQSDCEALFSERESQTHLLGKQHLYEFFERLALSPQLEPYLPQIKQRPDLLIEYVNRQFAIEFQCSNLQPEIFLERTLGYIRAKITPIWILHTPQRKKNGLGIQKITLNHTLAQYMMQNNGQRYLITYDVASKTFYYYSNLLHVHKTQYLASINCIPLANQRFPLLIPTKISRTKFEFLFTKLLYFRESYLPPRLLLSKRGVKDPFLRAIYELKLTTTNLPIFLGIPVKNTNAFDDYCIEWQVQLFYFLKCHALTPQSMNTNAIDYFLQWAKLKATVERNEEVAYYLKLLKQLNIQHVHEKIEKKQLIDVLYDELVAIG, encoded by the coding sequence ATGTTAGTTGCGCATAATGAACAAAAAGAGCTCGTGCAATTGCATCGACAATTTTCACGAGAAGAATTACAGCGACTTCGGCAACAGCAACAATTTTTCTGTCCACAATGTCAGGAGCCCCTGCAATTAAAAATCGGACAAATTCGGATTCCGCATTTTTCGCATTTTCAGCAAAGTGACTGCGAGGCGCTGTTTTCGGAGCGAGAATCACAAACACATCTTTTAGGCAAACAGCATTTGTATGAGTTTTTCGAACGTTTAGCACTGTCCCCGCAATTAGAACCTTACCTCCCGCAAATCAAACAACGTCCAGATCTACTAATTGAATACGTCAATCGCCAATTCGCAATTGAATTTCAGTGCAGTAATTTACAGCCAGAAATTTTCCTGGAGCGAACTCTTGGCTATATCCGTGCCAAGATTACACCTATTTGGATACTCCATACGCCGCAACGGAAAAAGAATGGACTCGGCATTCAAAAAATCACCTTGAATCATACACTCGCGCAGTACATGATGCAAAATAATGGCCAGCGTTATTTAATCACGTATGATGTGGCGAGTAAAACTTTCTATTATTACAGCAACTTACTGCATGTACACAAAACGCAATATTTGGCATCTATTAATTGCATCCCACTAGCGAACCAACGCTTTCCATTGTTAATTCCAACAAAAATTTCTCGTACTAAATTTGAATTCCTATTCACAAAACTCCTATATTTCCGTGAAAGCTATTTGCCCCCGCGTCTACTCCTTAGTAAGCGAGGTGTGAAGGATCCCTTTTTACGGGCTATTTATGAACTTAAGCTAACGACTACCAATTTGCCGATTTTTCTTGGTATTCCCGTAAAAAATACGAATGCTTTTGATGACTATTGCATAGAATGGCAAGTACAGCTATTTTATTTTTTGAAGTGTCATGCATTAACGCCACAGTCGATGAATACAAATGCGATTGATTATTTTTTGCAGTGGGCGAAACTAAAAGCGACCGTTGAGCGGAATGAGGAAGTGGCGTATTATTTAAAGTTGTTAAAGCAATTAAATATTCAGCATGTCCACGAAAAAATCGAAAAAAAGCAATTAATTGATGTCCTCTATGACGAATTGGTTGCAATTGGATAG
- a CDS encoding GTP pyrophosphokinase family protein, whose protein sequence is MGQWEIFLSPYKQAVDELKIKLKGMRSQFGIMSGNSPIEFVTGRVKPLASIYDKSLAKGIPFEPTAHLGNELQDIAGARIMCQFVDDIATVAELIRQRNDMTIIEEKDYITHSKPSGYRSHHMIVEYPVETIQGRIVVVAEIQIRTLAMNFWASIEHSLNYKYKGIFPEEIKNRLQSAAEAAFRLDEEMSSIRSEIQEAQAYFSEIKEATNPAIHKSNDKEERERS, encoded by the coding sequence ATGGGACAATGGGAAATATTTTTAAGTCCATATAAACAAGCAGTGGACGAATTGAAAATTAAATTAAAAGGGATGCGTTCACAGTTCGGGATTATGAGTGGGAATTCACCGATTGAATTTGTAACAGGACGCGTAAAACCACTTGCTAGTATATATGATAAATCGCTTGCAAAAGGCATCCCATTTGAACCAACGGCGCATTTAGGTAACGAGTTACAAGATATTGCAGGCGCACGTATTATGTGTCAGTTTGTAGATGATATTGCAACAGTGGCCGAGCTGATTCGCCAACGCAATGATATGACAATCATTGAAGAAAAAGATTATATTACACATAGTAAGCCGAGCGGATATCGTTCGCATCATATGATTGTGGAATATCCTGTAGAAACAATTCAAGGGCGTATCGTGGTTGTAGCAGAAATCCAAATTCGTACATTAGCAATGAATTTCTGGGCATCGATTGAGCATTCACTGAACTATAAATATAAAGGGATTTTCCCTGAAGAAATTAAAAATCGTCTACAAAGTGCAGCAGAAGCAGCGTTCCGTTTAGACGAAGAGATGTCGTCCATTCGCAGCGAAATTCAAGAGGCACAGGCCTACTTTAGTGAAATAAAAGAAGCAACGAATCCAGCAATCCATAAGTCAAATGACAAAGAGGAGCGTGAACGTTCATGA
- the pepF gene encoding oligoendopeptidase F produces the protein MTKQITRSEVPEHLTWDLTSIFESDAAWEAELKDVEKLSEQAANFKGKVAESAESLYKTIQFSNQLFERLRKLYVYSHLKHDQDTTNSMYQDLDGRVRSVASKVGATWSFIIPEVLGLDEATLTSYVESYEPLEQFKQSLKEINLGRPHVLSADKEELLAQMSEVSSSASTTFSALNNADLEFPKIKGEDGEEVQLTHGNYILMLESDNREVREAAFKAVYATYGQFKNTFAATLSGNVKAQNANAKIRNYDSARHAALSNNFIPEKVYDQLISTIHDYLPALHRYVELRKKVLGVDELHMYDLFTPLVKEVKMEVTYDEAKKTMVESFAPLGKEYQDTVQKGLDSRWVDVLENKGKRSGAYSSGTFGTNPYVLMNWQNNVNNLYTLAHEFGHSMHSYYSRANQPYQYADYSIFVAEVASTCNEELLFDHLMNTLDDEKQKIYLLNQWLDGFRGTVFRQTMFAEFEHMIHEMDAKGEAITADKLTTVYYDLNKKYFGDAMKVDEEIGLEWARIPHFYYNYYVYQYATGQSAATALSKQILEEGQPAVDRYINNFLKAGCSDFPIEVLRAAGVDMESPEPIALACQVFEEKLAELEKLLLNN, from the coding sequence ATGACAAAACAAATCACGCGTTCAGAAGTACCAGAGCATTTAACATGGGACTTAACATCAATTTTTGAGTCCGATGCAGCTTGGGAAGCGGAATTAAAAGACGTAGAAAAGCTATCAGAACAAGCAGCTAACTTTAAAGGCAAAGTTGCAGAAAGCGCGGAAAGCTTATATAAAACAATTCAATTTAGCAATCAATTATTTGAGCGCCTTCGTAAATTATATGTGTATTCACATTTAAAACACGACCAAGATACGACGAATAGTATGTATCAGGATTTAGACGGGCGTGTACGTTCAGTTGCTTCTAAAGTAGGTGCAACATGGTCGTTCATTATTCCGGAAGTGTTAGGTTTAGATGAAGCAACGTTAACAAGCTATGTAGAAAGCTATGAGCCACTTGAGCAATTCAAACAAAGCTTAAAAGAAATTAACTTAGGTCGTCCGCATGTATTATCTGCGGATAAAGAAGAGCTACTAGCACAAATGTCGGAAGTATCGTCTTCAGCAAGTACAACATTTAGTGCATTAAATAATGCCGATTTAGAATTCCCTAAAATTAAGGGTGAAGACGGCGAAGAAGTGCAACTTACGCATGGTAACTATATTTTGATGCTTGAAAGTGATAACCGTGAAGTACGCGAAGCGGCATTCAAAGCGGTGTACGCAACTTACGGCCAATTTAAAAACACCTTCGCAGCGACGCTTTCGGGTAATGTAAAGGCACAAAATGCCAACGCGAAAATCCGTAACTACGATTCAGCGCGTCATGCGGCACTGAGCAATAACTTCATTCCAGAAAAAGTGTACGATCAATTAATTTCAACGATTCACGACTACTTACCAGCGCTACACCGTTACGTGGAATTACGTAAAAAAGTGTTAGGTGTTGATGAATTGCACATGTACGATCTATTCACGCCACTTGTTAAAGAAGTGAAAATGGAAGTAACGTATGATGAAGCAAAGAAAACAATGGTAGAAAGCTTCGCGCCACTTGGTAAGGAATATCAAGACACTGTTCAAAAAGGCTTAGACAGCCGCTGGGTAGACGTATTAGAAAACAAAGGGAAACGTAGCGGTGCTTACTCTTCAGGTACATTTGGGACAAACCCATACGTATTAATGAACTGGCAAAATAACGTCAACAACCTATATACATTAGCGCATGAATTTGGACACTCGATGCACAGCTATTATTCACGTGCTAACCAGCCGTACCAATATGCGGATTACTCAATCTTCGTAGCAGAGGTAGCGTCTACATGTAACGAAGAATTATTATTCGATCATTTAATGAACACATTAGATGATGAAAAACAAAAAATCTATTTATTAAATCAATGGTTAGATGGCTTCCGCGGTACAGTATTCCGTCAAACAATGTTTGCTGAGTTCGAGCATATGATTCACGAAATGGATGCAAAAGGCGAAGCAATCACAGCGGATAAATTAACGACTGTTTACTATGATTTAAATAAAAAATACTTCGGTGACGCTATGAAGGTAGATGAAGAAATCGGGTTAGAATGGGCACGTATACCGCATTTCTACTACAACTATTACGTTTACCAATATGCAACAGGTCAATCAGCGGCAACGGCTTTATCGAAGCAAATTTTAGAAGAGGGTCAACCAGCTGTCGATCGTTACATTAACAATTTCTTGAAAGCAGGATGCTCGGACTTCCCAATTGAAGTATTAAGAGCAGCAGGCGTAGATATGGAATCTCCAGAACCAATCGCACTTGCTTGCCAAGTATTCGAAGAAAAATTAGCTGAGCTTGAAAAGTTATTATTGAATAATTAA
- a CDS encoding NAD kinase has translation MKFAIQSRRDDQSNELMELAKSYLVDFGLQFDDEEPEIVLSIGGDGTLLHAFHRYANRLDKTAFVGIHTGHLGFYADWKPSELEKLVLSIAKKEFNVVEYPLLEVQVHRHHSESSMYLALNEATIKSPDVTLVMDVELNGEHFERFRGDGLCISTPSGSTAYNKALGGAIIHPTLQAFQITEMASINNRVFRTVGASLVLPAHHNCVLKPVNEQQFNMTVDHISMVETDVKSITFNVANEKVRFARFRPFPFWERVHDSFISNE, from the coding sequence ATGAAATTTGCCATTCAATCACGCCGAGATGACCAATCAAACGAATTGATGGAGCTCGCAAAATCGTATTTAGTTGATTTCGGTTTACAATTTGATGATGAAGAACCTGAAATTGTCCTTTCTATAGGTGGAGATGGAACGCTGCTACATGCCTTTCACCGATACGCCAATCGCTTAGACAAAACCGCATTTGTTGGCATTCATACAGGTCACTTAGGTTTTTATGCAGACTGGAAGCCATCCGAACTTGAAAAGCTTGTGCTGTCCATCGCGAAAAAGGAATTTAATGTGGTCGAATATCCGCTGTTAGAAGTACAGGTGCATCGTCATCACTCGGAATCGAGCATGTATTTAGCACTGAATGAAGCAACGATTAAATCACCAGACGTCACGCTTGTGATGGATGTCGAACTAAACGGAGAGCATTTCGAGCGCTTCCGTGGGGACGGGTTATGTATTTCAACGCCATCAGGAAGTACGGCTTATAATAAGGCATTAGGTGGCGCGATTATTCACCCAACACTGCAAGCATTCCAAATTACTGAAATGGCGTCGATTAATAACCGCGTTTTCCGTACCGTTGGGGCATCGCTCGTGTTACCTGCGCATCATAACTGTGTATTAAAGCCAGTCAACGAGCAGCAATTTAATATGACAGTGGATCACATTAGCATGGTCGAAACGGATGTAAAATCGATTACATTTAACGTGGCAAACGAAAAGGTTCGTTTTGCTCGTTTCCGCCCATTCCCATTTTGGGAGCGTGTGCACGATTCATTTATTTCAAACGAATAG
- a CDS encoding CYTH domain-containing protein — protein sequence MSQHIEIEFKNMLTKAQYEQMLLDFAVTPDQIIRQVNHYFDTPELHLKTIKSALRIREFEQTIECTLKEKSSEHQHLETTDLLTRDQADQMLAGNGIEAPHVKERLALFDIPLNNLQRYGTLTTDRVELPYEGGLLVFDHSFYLHCDDYEVEYETNDETFGKSVFLQFLQNYNIEPKTAPKKIVRFMTALNSQKG from the coding sequence ATGTCTCAACACATCGAAATTGAATTTAAAAACATGTTAACAAAAGCGCAGTATGAGCAAATGCTTCTAGATTTTGCGGTAACACCCGATCAAATTATTCGTCAGGTTAATCATTACTTCGATACGCCCGAGCTTCATTTAAAAACGATCAAAAGTGCACTGCGTATTCGTGAATTTGAACAGACGATTGAATGCACGCTTAAAGAAAAATCGTCGGAGCATCAGCATTTAGAAACAACTGACCTGCTAACACGCGACCAAGCCGATCAAATGCTTGCGGGGAATGGCATTGAAGCGCCACATGTGAAGGAACGTCTAGCACTTTTTGACATTCCGTTGAACAACTTACAGCGCTACGGAACCTTGACAACAGACCGCGTCGAGCTTCCCTATGAGGGCGGCTTACTCGTATTCGATCATTCTTTTTATTTGCACTGTGACGATTATGAGGTAGAATATGAAACAAATGATGAAACATTTGGAAAATCTGTGTTTCTTCAGTTTTTACAAAACTATAATATTGAGCCGAAAACTGCACCGAAAAAAATCGTGCGCTTTATGACGGCTTTAAATAGTCAGAAAGGATAG
- a CDS encoding RluA family pseudouridine synthase, whose product MDKRFQLQFINEVPGQLLREAIATWGISKRALTAIKFDGGALYVNGEEKNVRHPLAVGDEVTILFPLEQVSDGLIPQQGQLDIVYEDEALLVINKPAFMSSIPSREHPDGSLANFICGYFETKQLASTVHIVTRLDRDTSGLMVIAKHRHIHHLMSEQQQAGLVHREYEAVVEGIVTTDTKSIIAPIGRKDTSIIEREVREDGQFAHTDVTVLARKAETTHVRLKLHTGRTHQIRVHMSFIGHPLVGDELYGGDRAQLGRQALHCRYVAFIHPLTKQPVQFECELPQDIIEVLK is encoded by the coding sequence ATGGATAAACGATTTCAATTACAATTTATAAATGAAGTCCCAGGACAATTGCTGCGAGAAGCGATTGCTACATGGGGCATTTCAAAGCGTGCGCTCACGGCGATTAAATTCGATGGTGGCGCACTTTATGTCAATGGCGAAGAAAAAAACGTCCGTCATCCACTTGCTGTAGGGGATGAGGTAACGATTCTTTTCCCCCTAGAGCAAGTAAGTGACGGCCTGATTCCACAGCAAGGGCAACTTGATATTGTCTATGAGGACGAGGCGCTACTTGTTATTAATAAGCCCGCCTTTATGAGCTCGATTCCATCTCGGGAGCATCCAGATGGTAGTTTAGCTAATTTTATTTGTGGCTATTTTGAAACAAAACAGCTCGCATCGACCGTGCATATCGTCACGCGTTTAGACCGTGATACATCAGGTTTAATGGTGATTGCGAAGCACCGACATATTCATCACTTAATGAGCGAGCAGCAACAGGCGGGACTTGTACATCGAGAATATGAGGCGGTCGTAGAAGGGATTGTAACTACGGACACAAAGTCGATCATCGCGCCAATTGGTCGAAAGGATACGAGCATTATTGAACGGGAAGTACGCGAAGATGGTCAGTTTGCGCATACGGATGTAACGGTACTGGCGCGTAAAGCGGAAACAACGCACGTACGCTTAAAGCTACATACAGGCCGTACGCATCAAATTCGTGTGCATATGAGTTTTATTGGTCACCCATTAGTTGGTGATGAATTGTACGGAGGCGATCGCGCACAGCTAGGTCGCCAAGCGTTACATTGCCGTTATGTGGCGTTTATTCATCCACTAACAAAGCAACCCGTGCAATTTGAATGCGAGCTGCCACAGGATATTATAGAAGTATTAAAATAA
- a CDS encoding globin, with amino-acid sequence MNRKYTVPYEEIGAEKLSELMNAFYSRVAKHPLLIPIFPKDFSETIRKQIQFQTQYLGGPDLYTEEHGHPMMRARHMHFKITPDRAQAWLECMAEAMDEVGLDGKFREVYYKRLVMTAHHMVNAPNDEEGFE; translated from the coding sequence ATGAATCGAAAATATACGGTTCCTTATGAGGAAATCGGCGCTGAAAAGCTTTCTGAATTAATGAATGCGTTCTACTCTCGAGTGGCGAAGCACCCTTTACTAATTCCCATTTTCCCTAAAGATTTTTCTGAAACAATTCGTAAACAGATTCAATTTCAAACGCAGTATCTTGGCGGACCAGACCTCTATACCGAAGAGCATGGTCATCCCATGATGCGTGCGAGACATATGCATTTTAAAATTACACCCGATCGTGCTCAAGCATGGCTAGAATGTATGGCAGAAGCAATGGACGAGGTTGGATTAGACGGGAAATTCCGTGAAGTCTATTACAAACGCCTTGTCATGACTGCTCACCATATGGTAAATGCGCCGAATGATGAGGAGGGATTTGAGTGA
- a CDS encoding copper amine oxidase N-terminal domain-containing protein has translation MRKKMTILLGALLAFVLIVPSTSFAAESTKTLTGGQIIEGRTLLPLRSLFESLGAEVKWNAKTSTVTAEKGNTKIELTINSKTVKVNGTKKTIDVPAKLINSSTMVPVRFISETLGAKVEWNKENSYALINYQGQKIKVLVQAASQQKQSELQTIKSHALKGTTPQSTNIKVGDTVQKVVNTYGKTSGDGMREYYTLEYKDFTAYYMGLEDGEGTYSTYDSKTTIYNLTAQLSKAYSFEQIKAVFGSNFERGYDTIPGKIFITYDLGSYKIYFEAVQEVDSDAGYSMPLPQFSFKTYSVVNF, from the coding sequence ATGAGAAAAAAGATGACTATTTTATTGGGTGCTCTATTAGCATTCGTGCTAATTGTTCCTAGCACTTCATTTGCAGCAGAAAGTACTAAAACGCTTACTGGCGGGCAAATTATCGAAGGAAGAACTTTATTACCACTAAGAAGCCTTTTTGAAAGCCTTGGTGCAGAAGTAAAGTGGAACGCAAAAACAAGTACTGTTACTGCGGAAAAAGGGAATACGAAAATTGAATTAACAATAAACTCAAAAACAGTAAAAGTAAATGGTACGAAAAAAACAATAGATGTTCCTGCAAAATTAATTAATAGTTCAACAATGGTGCCAGTTCGCTTTATTAGTGAAACTTTAGGTGCGAAAGTGGAATGGAACAAAGAAAATAGCTATGCGCTAATTAATTATCAAGGGCAAAAAATTAAGGTGTTAGTGCAGGCAGCTAGTCAGCAAAAGCAATCGGAACTACAAACAATTAAAAGTCATGCATTAAAGGGAACAACACCTCAGTCAACGAACATCAAGGTTGGGGATACGGTTCAAAAAGTAGTAAATACTTATGGTAAAACATCTGGTGATGGTATGAGAGAATATTACACTTTAGAATATAAGGATTTCACAGCATATTATATGGGCCTTGAAGATGGGGAAGGGACGTACTCAACTTACGATAGTAAGACAACAATCTACAATCTTACCGCACAATTATCAAAGGCATACTCATTTGAGCAAATAAAAGCAGTTTTTGGTTCTAATTTTGAACGAGGTTATGATACGATTCCAGGTAAAATATTTATTACTTACGATTTAGGAAGTTATAAAATCTATTTTGAAGCAGTACAAGAGGTCGATTCAGATGCAGGATATTCGATGCCTCTACCACAATTTTCGTTTAAAACATATTCTGTAGTGAATTTTTAA